Proteins from a single region of Lelliottia sp. JS-SCA-14:
- a CDS encoding luciferase-like monooxygenase, whose translation MTDKSILFSVLDLAPIPEGSSAREAFSHSLDLARLAEQRGYHRYWLAEHHNMVGIASAATSVLIGYLAANTTTLHLGSGGVMLPNHSPLVIAEQFGTLNTLYPGRIDLGLGRAPGSDQPTMRALRRHMSGDIDNFPRDVAELVDWFDARDPNPQVRPVPGYGEKIPVWLLGSSLYSAQLAAQLGLPFAFASHFAPDMLHQALHLYRTNFKPSERLEKPHAMVCINIIAADSNRDAEFLFTSMQQAFAKLRRGESGQLPPPVENMHQLWSASEQYGVQQALSMSLVGDKAKVRHGLEAVLRETQADEIMVNGQIFDHQARLHSFDLAMQVKEELLG comes from the coding sequence ATGACTGATAAATCCATTCTCTTTTCGGTGCTCGATCTGGCGCCGATCCCAGAAGGCTCCTCTGCGCGAGAAGCCTTTTCTCACTCTCTGGATCTCGCCCGTCTCGCGGAACAGCGCGGATATCATCGCTACTGGCTGGCGGAGCATCACAACATGGTTGGCATCGCCAGCGCCGCGACCTCGGTTCTGATTGGCTATCTGGCCGCGAATACTACCACCCTTCATCTCGGCTCGGGCGGCGTGATGCTGCCGAACCACTCCCCGCTGGTGATTGCCGAGCAGTTTGGCACGCTGAATACCCTTTATCCGGGGCGTATTGATTTAGGGCTTGGCCGTGCGCCGGGCAGCGATCAGCCGACCATGCGCGCGCTGCGTCGCCATATGAGCGGCGATATTGATAACTTCCCACGCGATGTGGCGGAGCTGGTGGACTGGTTCGATGCGCGCGATCCAAATCCACAGGTGCGTCCGGTTCCTGGCTATGGTGAGAAGATACCGGTGTGGCTGTTAGGTTCAAGCCTCTACAGCGCACAGCTGGCGGCGCAGCTCGGCCTGCCGTTTGCGTTCGCCTCCCACTTCGCCCCGGATATGTTGCATCAGGCGCTGCATCTTTATCGCACTAACTTCAAGCCGTCAGAGCGGCTGGAGAAACCGCACGCGATGGTGTGCATCAATATCATTGCCGCCGACAGCAACCGCGATGCGGAATTCCTGTTCACCTCGATGCAGCAGGCCTTCGCCAAACTGCGTCGGGGCGAAAGCGGGCAGTTGCCGCCACCGGTGGAGAATATGCATCAGCTGTGGTCAGCGTCGGAACAGTACGGCGTTCAGCAGGCGCTGAGCATGTCTCTGGTGGGCGATAAAGCGAAAGTGCGTCACGGTCTGGAGGCAGTGCTGCGTGAAACGCAGGCCGATGAGATTATGGTTAACGGGCAGATTTTCGATCACCAGGCGCGTTTGCATTCGTTTGATCTGGCGATGCAGGTGAAAGAGGAGTTGTTAGGGTAA